From one Candidatus Methanoplasma termitum genomic stretch:
- a CDS encoding nitrogenase component 1 translates to MANNTIQIAIYGKGGIGKSTSSANISFSLADMGKKVIQIGCDPKHDSTRALIQGREQTTVLDYIRKTPPFDRKLNDIVLEGVKGIKCVEAGGPEPGIGCAGRGILSTFDTLKKLGLNDVDFDVKMYDVLGDVVCGGFAVPLRNEYADGVYLVTSGEFMSIYAANNILKGIKNFDKGVPRVAGIILNCRGIEDEIETVERFAAAVDLPIIACIPRSKLFAEAEASGKTVAEMFPDSDIVKEYRKIADNIIGMTEGRSSLFDSKPLNDAQMELLAKGQAVKAGNNIDTVNTGTACRGCSSRTLKNKVTTEKNILSYCATSGAVHGCSSITDAIVIIHGPRSCAHIMSSMKTISEIIRGSKRTIEEMHSLRMVSTDIDDTVSVFGGAGLLEEKIRDMILEGQKNIFIVTSCIPGIIGDNTIDVVNAISLEYPDIYFRVIEADGNITGDWEDGVIEAADAILDIVDDSVKPRDDTVNILAERYFFKRGEDKDKDIFRLFDPFGIKVNCRFLYEASMESIRNFRLGKMSYIADNDSCSVRVARIVHEKLGVPVDTEPLPIGIRAYKRFSKKVGEEFGIEEKAAEAAAEEERKYYAEIAKIKPRLEGKRVIIENRFHEDIDWLIELVTDLGMEIVLVELGQLNTRKEKSPESRYASSGILFRDERTYIDVLSDIKEFSPDIILSNTLRAEYEETCCIGYSNPGPGMKGILNFGKKIGDLMLIPKTEGWRDIR, encoded by the coding sequence TTGGCGAATAATACGATACAGATAGCTATCTACGGAAAAGGAGGGATAGGGAAGTCCACGTCCTCTGCCAATATTTCTTTTTCTCTCGCTGACATGGGCAAAAAGGTCATCCAGATCGGCTGCGATCCCAAACATGATTCAACAAGAGCACTGATCCAGGGAAGGGAACAGACCACCGTTCTCGATTATATCCGTAAGACCCCGCCTTTTGACAGGAAACTCAACGACATAGTTCTGGAAGGAGTAAAAGGGATAAAATGCGTGGAGGCGGGAGGCCCGGAGCCCGGGATAGGGTGTGCCGGAAGAGGCATATTAAGCACATTCGACACTCTTAAGAAACTCGGACTGAACGATGTTGATTTTGATGTGAAAATGTATGATGTCCTCGGCGATGTGGTGTGCGGCGGTTTTGCGGTCCCGCTGAGGAACGAGTATGCGGACGGAGTATATCTTGTGACCTCCGGGGAATTCATGTCCATTTACGCTGCGAACAACATCCTCAAAGGGATAAAGAATTTTGATAAGGGAGTTCCGAGAGTGGCCGGTATAATCCTGAACTGCCGCGGTATCGAGGATGAGATCGAGACCGTGGAAAGGTTTGCGGCCGCAGTCGATCTGCCGATCATCGCTTGTATACCCAGAAGTAAACTGTTTGCGGAGGCAGAGGCATCGGGTAAGACGGTCGCAGAGATGTTCCCCGACTCAGATATCGTAAAGGAATACAGGAAGATCGCCGATAACATCATCGGCATGACGGAAGGCAGATCATCATTATTTGATTCTAAACCGCTGAATGATGCGCAAATGGAACTGCTGGCAAAAGGGCAGGCAGTCAAGGCGGGAAACAATATAGACACCGTCAATACGGGAACGGCGTGCCGAGGGTGTTCATCGAGAACGCTCAAGAACAAAGTAACCACCGAGAAGAATATCCTGTCGTACTGCGCAACGTCCGGAGCGGTGCACGGGTGTTCATCGATAACAGATGCGATCGTTATCATACACGGTCCGCGGAGCTGCGCACACATAATGTCGTCAATGAAAACGATCTCGGAAATAATCAGAGGCAGCAAAAGAACGATCGAGGAGATGCATTCGCTGAGGATGGTCTCCACCGACATCGATGATACGGTATCGGTCTTCGGCGGCGCCGGGCTGTTGGAAGAGAAGATCAGAGATATGATTTTAGAAGGGCAAAAGAATATTTTCATCGTTACTTCATGCATCCCCGGGATAATAGGAGATAATACCATCGATGTGGTGAATGCGATCTCCCTTGAATACCCAGACATTTATTTCAGGGTCATAGAGGCGGACGGCAATATCACCGGGGATTGGGAGGATGGGGTAATAGAAGCTGCCGACGCTATCCTCGACATCGTGGATGATTCCGTAAAACCCCGGGATGACACCGTGAATATTCTGGCAGAAAGGTATTTTTTCAAACGCGGTGAGGATAAAGACAAAGACATCTTCAGGCTGTTCGATCCGTTCGGCATCAAAGTGAACTGCAGGTTCCTGTATGAGGCATCGATGGAGTCGATACGCAACTTCCGTCTCGGGAAAATGAGCTATATCGCCGACAATGACAGCTGTTCAGTGAGGGTGGCAAGGATCGTTCACGAGAAGTTGGGTGTTCCGGTAGATACAGAACCTCTGCCCATCGGCATCAGGGCTTACAAAAGATTCTCAAAAAAGGTAGGGGAAGAGTTCGGGATCGAAGAAAAGGCAGCCGAAGCTGCGGCGGAAGAGGAGAGAAAGTATTACGCCGAGATAGCGAAGATCAAACCCAGACTGGAAGGAAAACGGGTGATCATAGAGAACAGATTTCATGAGGATATCGATTGGCTGATAGAGCTGGTCACAGATCTGGGTATGGAGATTGTTTTGGTGGAGCTGGGCCAACTGAATACACGGAAGGAGAAGTCCCCGGAATCGAGATACGCATCTTCGGGAATACTCTTTAGGGATGAACGTACTTACATCGATGTGTTGTCGGACATCAAAGAGTTCTCTCCAGATATCATATTATCCAACACCCTCCGCGCTGAATATGAGGAAACCTGCTGCATAGGCTATTCTAATCCGGGGCCGGGGATGAAAGGCATATTGAACTTCGGGAAAAAGATCGGCGATCTTATGCTTATCCCGAAAACAGAGGGATGGAGAGATATAAGATGA
- a CDS encoding nitrogenase component 1, whose protein sequence is MIERICMDGFTGALLAAESFIDGRAVLHGPGGCRGYNFLLASNCFPRSEPEDMKKYSIQYFFGSPRIPCTYIDEESYINGSEKKLEESIPIICGADDSFDVFIPSPGAALIGDNITDAIERAGYKEKALAIDESLISQPFSTSYDHIVKTIIEWKAPRKKEKIPRAVNILGLPISSKDWQDALEELKSILKDMEIEIISSPGAGCGLDELERSTAAEYNVCVCPEYCKKTAEFYEREYGISTIFSEAGAPVGFDATEHWAKNIGKVMGADTSKIEGRIRTAKQRVFKKMNSSFLSRRVKGMGFTIMADSSITYPLTKWLYDYLCFLPVSISVDPGEDSGMESSIVEFLNEKRIKEAWNSNPSQPVDLLFTDGHTAETQTMLGKCIKGVDICAPSLAGMSFIPRPIFGIRGAIYILDEIYGSI, encoded by the coding sequence ATGATCGAAAGGATCTGCATGGATGGATTCACGGGTGCGCTTCTGGCGGCAGAGAGCTTCATTGACGGGAGGGCGGTCCTGCACGGGCCGGGAGGATGCAGAGGCTATAATTTTCTGCTGGCGTCCAACTGTTTCCCGCGGTCTGAACCGGAAGATATGAAGAAATATTCGATACAATATTTCTTCGGGTCGCCGAGGATACCCTGTACATATATCGATGAAGAAAGCTACATAAACGGCTCCGAAAAAAAACTTGAGGAAAGTATCCCGATCATATGCGGTGCGGACGACAGTTTCGATGTTTTCATTCCGTCCCCGGGTGCGGCGTTGATCGGCGATAACATCACGGATGCGATAGAAAGGGCCGGATATAAAGAAAAGGCGCTGGCGATCGACGAGTCGCTGATATCTCAACCTTTCTCAACAAGTTACGATCATATTGTGAAAACGATAATCGAATGGAAAGCACCGAGGAAAAAAGAAAAGATCCCGAGAGCCGTGAACATACTCGGACTCCCGATATCAAGCAAAGATTGGCAGGATGCTCTCGAGGAATTGAAGTCGATACTGAAGGATATGGAGATAGAGATCATATCCTCGCCCGGAGCGGGCTGCGGTCTTGACGAACTGGAAAGGTCCACGGCGGCCGAATACAACGTTTGCGTCTGCCCCGAGTATTGTAAAAAGACAGCCGAGTTCTATGAGCGAGAATACGGTATAAGCACGATATTCTCGGAAGCAGGCGCACCTGTAGGTTTTGATGCAACGGAACATTGGGCAAAGAACATCGGGAAGGTCATGGGGGCGGACACTTCAAAGATCGAAGGGCGTATCCGCACGGCAAAGCAGAGAGTATTCAAAAAGATGAACAGTTCGTTCCTATCCAGACGCGTAAAGGGGATGGGGTTCACGATCATGGCGGACAGCTCGATAACATATCCGCTCACAAAATGGCTGTATGATTATCTTTGTTTCCTGCCAGTCAGCATTTCGGTGGATCCGGGAGAGGACAGCGGCATGGAATCGTCGATTGTCGAGTTCCTTAACGAAAAACGGATCAAAGAGGCATGGAACTCAAACCCCTCGCAGCCGGTGGATCTTCTGTTCACGGACGGGCATACGGCTGAGACCCAAACAATGTTGGGAAAGTGCATAAAGGGAGTGGACATATGCGCACCCAGTCTTGCGGGCATGAGTTTCATCCCCAGACCGATTTTTGGGATAAGAGGTGCAATATACATTTTGGATGAGATATATGGTAGCATCTGA
- a CDS encoding radical SAM/SPASM domain-containing protein — protein MRPFISIIIKPTLDCNICCKHCYHTLEERTSERMSIETLDKLFRMLSEEYESVWFIWHGGEPLLMPFGFYKDAVALQEKYFGKNSHRIGNTIQTNGIELNRRFIDFCKDKMINIGVSFEGQYNDVLREKTDVVKEKIKYLSNKERVFSVSSTISSETASKQKEMYKKFRADKTAVSFAPVIPAGCAACGDTVPNADEYIRSSIECFDEWLFDKNTEIPLIPHYLYILNALGDPQESDCAHNSCLTKWMCVYPNGDLYPCGKGCPPEFRMGNLNSMRKISDAFGTEGFGKIISGTIERRNRCMAECSLYKYCNGGCSIDAYYETGLGSNGGDSCRIFKEVFGHVLSSVEEIVQTRSDLSQYNKFVRDAVLGKLINPKITGQ, from the coding sequence ATGAGGCCGTTCATCAGTATTATAATAAAACCGACACTGGACTGCAACATTTGCTGCAAGCATTGTTATCATACTCTCGAAGAGAGAACATCTGAAAGAATGAGCATTGAAACTTTGGATAAACTTTTCCGTATGTTATCTGAGGAATATGAGTCCGTGTGGTTCATTTGGCACGGCGGCGAACCATTGCTTATGCCGTTCGGATTCTACAAGGACGCTGTTGCGCTCCAGGAAAAATATTTCGGGAAGAACTCCCACAGGATCGGCAACACCATACAGACAAATGGTATCGAGTTAAACAGAAGGTTCATCGATTTCTGCAAAGATAAGATGATAAACATCGGAGTATCCTTCGAAGGGCAGTACAACGATGTTCTCAGGGAAAAGACGGATGTTGTAAAAGAGAAGATCAAGTACCTCAGCAATAAAGAAAGGGTGTTCTCGGTCAGTTCGACGATCTCGTCGGAAACGGCATCTAAACAGAAAGAGATGTACAAAAAGTTCAGGGCCGACAAGACCGCCGTATCTTTTGCGCCAGTGATACCGGCAGGGTGCGCAGCATGCGGAGACACCGTCCCTAATGCAGACGAATACATCAGATCGAGCATAGAATGCTTTGACGAATGGTTGTTCGACAAGAACACCGAGATCCCGTTGATCCCCCATTACCTCTACATCCTGAATGCACTCGGGGATCCTCAGGAGTCCGACTGCGCTCATAACTCATGTCTGACCAAATGGATGTGCGTTTACCCCAACGGGGATCTTTACCCCTGCGGCAAAGGGTGCCCTCCCGAATTCAGAATGGGGAACCTGAATTCAATGAGAAAAATATCGGACGCATTCGGCACGGAAGGGTTCGGAAAGATAATATCCGGTACAATCGAAAGAAGGAACAGATGTATGGCGGAATGCAGCCTTTACAAATACTGTAACGGAGGCTGCAGCATTGATGCATATTATGAGACCGGACTTGGCAGTAACGGAGGCGATTCATGCAGGATATTCAAAGAGGTGTTCGGACATGTTCTTTCATCGGTCGAAGAGATCGTTCAGACCAGGTCCGATCTGTCTCAATACAATAAATTCGTCAGAGACGCTGTTTTAGGAAAACTCATCAACCCGAAGATAACCGGTCAGTGA
- a CDS encoding Rid family detoxifying hydrolase: MIPVRTEKAPLPAGPYSQAVISDKLVFVSGLIPTDPADGKIPEGTDDQIRLTLQNVVSVLSAAGVKKGHVIKVSIYLTDMNDFALMNSIYAKTFSEPYPARTCVGVVSLPKNVKIMIDAVGEMDH; the protein is encoded by the coding sequence ATGATCCCTGTCAGAACAGAGAAGGCCCCCTTGCCCGCCGGTCCGTATTCCCAAGCGGTCATTTCCGATAAATTGGTATTTGTTTCGGGGCTGATCCCCACTGACCCAGCGGATGGAAAGATACCGGAAGGAACTGATGATCAGATAAGGCTTACTTTACAGAATGTTGTGTCGGTCCTTTCTGCCGCGGGGGTCAAAAAGGGGCATGTCATCAAGGTCAGCATTTATCTGACCGACATGAATGATTTCGCTCTGATGAATTCGATCTATGCAAAAACGTTCAGCGAACCTTATCCCGCGAGAACATGCGTCGGGGTGGTCTCACTTCCGAAGAACGTGAAGATAATGATCGATGCGGTGGGCGAGATGGATCACTGA
- the metA gene encoding homoserine O-acetyltransferase MetA → MPINIPDDLPAGAALESENIFVMREGRATSQDIRPMKVLILNLMPTKIETEIQVLRLLGNNPLQIDISFLQMATHESKNTSQEYLDKFYYTFDEIKDLKFDGAIITGAPVENISYEEVDYWDELCEIMEWTVTNVTSTMHICWGAQAGLYYHYNIPKYPLNEKMSGIFGHTLNVKDEPLTRGFDDVFYMPHSRNTEVRAHDINKHPRLHIISESKTAGVCIVTSEKAGQIFVTGHAEYDAGTLAYEYERDLKRGINPNIPYNYFRNDDPHNDPVVTWRGHATLLFTNWLNYYVYQRTPYDLNDVGKEEFR, encoded by the coding sequence ATGCCGATAAATATACCCGATGACCTTCCCGCTGGAGCAGCCCTCGAATCAGAGAACATTTTCGTAATGAGAGAGGGACGTGCGACCAGCCAGGACATACGTCCTATGAAGGTATTGATCCTCAATCTCATGCCTACGAAGATAGAGACGGAGATACAGGTCCTCAGGCTCCTCGGTAACAACCCTTTGCAGATCGATATATCATTTTTACAGATGGCCACGCACGAATCGAAGAACACTTCACAGGAATATCTGGATAAGTTCTACTACACGTTCGACGAGATAAAGGACCTAAAATTCGACGGTGCGATAATAACGGGGGCTCCCGTAGAGAACATCTCTTACGAAGAAGTGGACTATTGGGATGAGCTTTGCGAGATCATGGAGTGGACCGTAACAAATGTGACATCCACCATGCACATCTGCTGGGGAGCTCAGGCCGGCCTGTACTATCATTACAACATCCCGAAATATCCTCTGAACGAGAAGATGTCGGGCATATTCGGCCACACGCTGAACGTAAAGGACGAACCGCTTACCAGAGGATTCGATGATGTTTTCTACATGCCGCATTCAAGGAACACAGAGGTCCGTGCGCACGACATAAATAAACATCCGCGCCTCCACATAATATCCGAATCTAAAACTGCGGGAGTGTGCATCGTAACGTCTGAGAAAGCGGGACAGATATTCGTCACAGGCCATGCGGAGTATGACGCCGGAACGTTGGCATATGAGTACGAAAGAGATCTGAAAAGGGGCATTAACCCAAACATTCCGTATAACTACTTCAGGAACGACGATCCCCATAACGACCCGGTCGTTACGTGGAGAGGGCATGCGACATTGCTGTTCACGAATTGGCTTAACTATTACGTATACCAGCGCACGCCTTATGATCTCAACGATGTGGGGAAGGAAGAATTCAGATGA
- the cobO gene encoding cob(I)yrinic acid a,c-diamide adenosyltransferase produces MSKVSPEIKKELGLVHVYTGPGKGKTTACLGLAFRASGRGLEVLMIQFLKPSENYGEHLAAERIPNFTILPLGLDHMVSKVPRDIDIRIAKETLQRAKEEIYSGKYDLVILDEINNTMDWKLLDPEEVIGVLKGRPKNVEIVLSGRGAPKKIIEYADLVTEMGLIKHPFDKGVSARKGIEY; encoded by the coding sequence ATGAGCAAAGTATCTCCGGAGATCAAAAAAGAGTTAGGTCTGGTCCATGTATACACAGGGCCGGGAAAGGGAAAGACCACCGCATGTTTGGGTCTTGCGTTCAGGGCATCCGGCAGAGGGCTTGAGGTCCTGATGATCCAGTTCCTGAAACCGTCAGAGAACTACGGCGAACATCTTGCCGCAGAGAGAATACCGAATTTTACAATACTCCCGCTCGGTCTTGACCACATGGTCTCAAAGGTGCCGAGGGATATTGATATCAGGATAGCAAAGGAGACCCTTCAGAGGGCAAAGGAAGAGATCTATTCCGGAAAGTACGATCTGGTGATACTGGATGAAATAAACAACACAATGGACTGGAAACTTCTGGATCCAGAAGAGGTCATTGGCGTGCTGAAAGGAAGGCCGAAGAACGTCGAGATCGTATTGAGCGGCAGAGGCGCACCCAAGAAGATAATAGAATATGCGGATCTTGTGACCGAGATGGGTCTGATCAAACACCCCTTCGATAAGGGCGTCTCTGCAAGAAAGGGCATAGAATACTAA
- a CDS encoding MFS transporter: MRTLLIACCAGVFIMPLMSTMMNLALVDMGRFFDVGAESLALVNTIFLLGSVVSMVPLAKISDIVGRKKIFIIGLIITTICSIIAGLSAYAGNFTILLAMRFGMGAGSAAVSLTSVAMLTEVFPFERRGWAIGIQTAFIYFGSAVGPAFGGVICQFLGWNTIFFFILPFALLALFFISKFNMNFKLHEGKKLDQKGSVLFSATVMITMFGAIFLPDPKGFILIAVGMVMLYFFFRHIKGAEFPVLNFGIFKYKVFSRSVIATFMNYASSYSVSFFLAIYLQSIGMLNPMNAGMIIVIQPAIQVVLTIKFGSQSDRIKDKRILPTLGMAITAAGVLMIMFLGEPNINLPFICVILAVLGVGYGVFSAPNTSAVMSSVPPKLRGEASGMVALLRQLGMMVSMTIAMCTISIIMGSSSSNAFIYGLTSAEQFSAFIAVIQVAFGICFVMCVIGTLASWFRGKNPEGISEFE, from the coding sequence ATGAGAACTCTTCTCATTGCGTGTTGCGCAGGGGTCTTCATTATGCCGTTGATGAGCACGATGATGAATCTGGCGCTTGTCGACATGGGCAGGTTCTTCGATGTCGGCGCCGAAAGTCTGGCCTTGGTCAATACGATCTTCTTGTTAGGGTCTGTTGTATCCATGGTCCCTCTGGCAAAAATATCCGACATAGTAGGAAGGAAGAAGATATTCATTATCGGCCTCATTATCACCACGATCTGTTCGATAATCGCAGGATTGAGCGCATACGCCGGTAATTTCACAATATTGCTGGCAATGAGATTCGGCATGGGCGCCGGGTCTGCGGCCGTTTCCCTTACGAGCGTTGCAATGCTGACCGAAGTGTTCCCATTCGAGAGAAGGGGTTGGGCGATAGGGATACAGACCGCTTTCATATATTTCGGCAGTGCGGTGGGGCCGGCCTTTGGGGGAGTGATCTGTCAGTTCCTCGGATGGAATACGATATTTTTCTTCATTCTGCCGTTTGCGCTTCTCGCACTTTTCTTCATATCGAAGTTCAATATGAACTTCAAGTTGCACGAAGGGAAGAAACTGGATCAGAAAGGGTCGGTTTTATTCAGCGCCACGGTCATGATCACGATGTTCGGTGCGATATTCCTCCCTGATCCAAAGGGATTCATACTGATCGCAGTAGGTATGGTAATGCTGTATTTCTTCTTCAGACACATAAAAGGAGCGGAATTCCCCGTCCTGAATTTTGGGATATTCAAGTACAAGGTCTTCTCGCGTTCGGTCATCGCGACATTCATGAATTATGCATCATCATATTCTGTATCTTTTTTTCTGGCCATTTATCTTCAGAGCATAGGTATGCTCAATCCTATGAATGCGGGGATGATAATCGTGATACAGCCCGCGATCCAGGTCGTTCTGACAATAAAGTTCGGAAGCCAGTCTGACAGGATCAAAGATAAACGCATACTGCCTACATTGGGCATGGCGATAACAGCTGCGGGGGTCCTGATGATAATGTTCCTCGGAGAACCGAACATCAATCTCCCATTCATCTGCGTCATATTGGCGGTCCTCGGGGTTGGTTACGGGGTGTTCTCTGCGCCTAATACGAGCGCGGTCATGTCATCAGTTCCGCCAAAGCTGCGCGGCGAGGCATCAGGTATGGTGGCGCTGCTCAGACAGCTGGGGATGATGGTCAGCATGACCATAGCGATGTGTACAATAAGCATCATAATGGGCTCTAGCAGTTCAAATGCATTCATTTACGGTCTGACATCCGCTGAGCAATTCTCCGCATTCATTGCCGTGATACAGGTCGCTTTCGGCATATGCTTTGTAATGTGTGTGATCGGTACCTTGGCCTCATGGTTCAGGGGAAAGAATCCGGAAGGGATCTCCGAATTCGAATAA
- a CDS encoding MFS transporter, with the protein MTSYARSISIEMKTILVACCVGVFIMPLMSTMMNLALEGIGHSFGVGPADLALVNTTFIIGSVVAMVPLARASDIIGRKKVFIIGIIVTAICSVIAAFSPTFFTLLAMRFGMGVGSATIELASIAMLTEVFPLERRGWAIGMQVTCVYAGIALGPVFGGTITEFIGWRAIFFFVLPLALISLTFISKFKRDLISHKGASMDYRGALLFSAAIMITMMGVINLPPLLSGETGPSSLLAPVLVIIGAIMAVYFVRSTKRSESPVLDFNLFKYKVFLRSCIAAFMNYASSFSVSFFLALYLQSIGALTPMQAGLVISIQPAIQVLLTLRSGSKSDNIKDKRILPTAGMILTSLGVLMIMFFGITINLWLVCGALVVLGIGYGIFSAPNTNTIMSSVPPKNRGAASGMVALVRQLGMITSMTVAMCAISLLIGSVNTPITPETPELFGSFISVLQLAFGICFAMCIVGTIASWFRGKNPEGISEFQ; encoded by the coding sequence ATGACATCCTACGCAAGGTCGATCTCCATCGAAATGAAGACCATCCTCGTAGCATGTTGTGTAGGGGTTTTCATCATGCCTCTCATGAGTACCATGATGAATCTGGCACTTGAGGGGATCGGCCACAGTTTCGGTGTGGGCCCGGCAGATCTGGCACTGGTCAACACTACTTTTATCATCGGATCGGTCGTGGCGATGGTCCCGCTTGCGAGGGCATCAGACATCATCGGCAGGAAAAAGGTATTCATCATCGGCATCATCGTCACTGCGATATGCTCTGTGATCGCTGCTTTCAGTCCGACATTCTTCACATTGCTTGCGATGAGGTTCGGTATGGGGGTCGGGTCAGCTACCATTGAGCTTGCAAGCATAGCGATGCTTACCGAGGTGTTCCCATTAGAGAGAAGGGGATGGGCAATCGGAATGCAGGTGACATGCGTATATGCCGGGATAGCTCTCGGCCCGGTATTCGGCGGAACCATCACCGAGTTCATCGGGTGGAGGGCTATATTCTTCTTCGTGCTGCCTCTGGCACTTATTTCTCTTACCTTTATATCAAAGTTCAAGCGGGATCTTATTTCGCATAAGGGGGCAAGCATGGACTATCGCGGTGCGCTGTTGTTCAGCGCAGCCATTATGATCACAATGATGGGTGTGATAAACCTTCCGCCTTTGTTGTCCGGTGAAACGGGGCCGTCAAGCCTCCTGGCACCGGTATTGGTTATAATCGGAGCCATAATGGCGGTCTATTTCGTAAGGTCGACAAAGAGGTCGGAATCACCGGTCCTCGACTTTAATTTATTCAAATACAAGGTGTTCTTAAGATCGTGCATCGCAGCCTTCATGAATTATGCATCGTCATTTTCGGTATCCTTTTTCTTGGCATTATATCTTCAGAGCATCGGTGCGCTGACACCTATGCAGGCCGGACTCGTGATCTCTATACAGCCCGCGATACAGGTCCTGCTTACTTTAAGATCGGGAAGTAAGTCAGATAATATCAAAGACAAACGTATACTTCCTACAGCGGGCATGATATTGACGTCGTTGGGAGTGCTGATGATAATGTTCTTCGGCATAACGATCAATCTATGGCTTGTCTGCGGAGCATTAGTGGTTCTCGGAATAGGATATGGCATATTCTCTGCACCGAATACGAATACGATCATGTCTTCGGTCCCTCCGAAGAACCGCGGAGCGGCTTCCGGCATGGTAGCTCTGGTCAGGCAGTTGGGAATGATCACAAGCATGACGGTCGCAATGTGTGCCATCAGCTTGTTGATCGGCTCGGTTAACACACCAATTACTCCCGAAACACCTGAGCTGTTCGGCTCGTTCATATCGGTATTGCAGCTTGCATTCGGAATATGTTTTGCTATGTGCATTGTGGGAACGATTGCCTCATGGTTCAGAGGAAAGAACCCGGAGGGCATATCGGAATTTCAATGA
- a CDS encoding cation diffusion facilitator family transporter has product MSDASIENYNFQKIVVVVSAALLIIKFAAYFITNSVAIFTDAAESIVNVLAGLMGLYALYLSAKPADKTHPFGHGRVELISATVEGSMIVIAGAMIIFEAIKDLMNPTGISSLDVGLLLIIFAAAVNYIVGTLAVRKGRKNRSIALESSGKHLRTDTLSSVGIIIGLSIVYVGGLLNYNWDILDPIIALLFGAFIIITGSGVIKKAMDGIMDKADAEILEEITSCLNEHRSNDWIDIHNLRVIKYGSKLHVEMHVTLPFDMTIQEMEKENSSLHESVRTKFGDSVDLMMMPEPCKEFSCKHCKRGCAVRRAAFIGDIVWNMNLLAQEHQHAYGNRVVISNLKER; this is encoded by the coding sequence ATGTCGGACGCTTCGATAGAGAACTATAATTTCCAAAAGATCGTCGTCGTTGTAAGTGCGGCATTACTAATAATAAAATTCGCAGCCTATTTCATTACCAATTCGGTCGCGATCTTCACAGACGCCGCCGAAAGCATTGTGAATGTTCTTGCCGGACTGATGGGGCTTTATGCTCTGTATCTGTCTGCCAAACCCGCGGACAAAACACATCCTTTCGGCCACGGGAGAGTCGAACTGATCTCAGCGACCGTCGAGGGCTCGATGATCGTCATTGCGGGGGCAATGATCATTTTCGAGGCGATAAAAGATCTGATGAACCCGACGGGAATATCATCTTTGGATGTCGGCCTTCTTCTGATAATCTTCGCCGCCGCGGTGAACTACATCGTGGGTACGTTAGCTGTCAGAAAAGGCAGAAAGAACCGCTCTATCGCATTGGAATCCAGCGGAAAGCATCTGAGAACAGACACACTTTCATCTGTGGGGATAATAATCGGGCTGTCAATAGTATATGTCGGCGGACTGCTCAACTATAATTGGGACATCCTGGATCCGATAATCGCTTTGTTGTTCGGTGCATTCATAATAATAACCGGCTCAGGCGTGATAAAAAAGGCCATGGACGGTATCATGGACAAAGCGGACGCCGAGATCCTTGAAGAGATAACGTCATGCCTCAACGAGCACAGGTCAAATGATTGGATCGACATTCATAATCTCAGAGTGATAAAATACGGAAGCAAACTGCATGTCGAAATGCATGTGACATTGCCGTTCGACATGACCATCCAGGAGATGGAAAAAGAGAACAGCTCCCTGCACGAATCCGTCAGAACCAAATTCGGGGATTCGGTCGATCTAATGATGATGCCAGAACCCTGTAAGGAGTTCTCCTGCAAGCACTGCAAGAGAGGCTGCGCCGTAAGACGCGCAGCGTTCATCGGAGATATAGTGTGGAACATGAATCTTCTCGCGCAGGAACATCAGCACGCATACGGTAACCGCGTGGTAATTTCCAATCTTAAGGAAAGGTGA